From Salvelinus namaycush isolate Seneca chromosome 24, SaNama_1.0, whole genome shotgun sequence, one genomic window encodes:
- the cep57l1 gene encoding centrosomal protein CEP57L1 isoform X4, whose amino-acid sequence MEAYQDQLLDSPSKNSYIGSYYQPPDRLSPPSYVWEAPAPLTKTAMNLQNITPQVYRTTPDAGSKAVIAALKTLQEKIRRLELERKQAEKNVKQFSQAAHGYECSITPCNTTETDGSRKKERVTPLQSAEARCQLLEKQLDYMRKMVENAEKDKNTLTEKQRKIELLEQKLLEEEHERKLVQEKADELQRELETNLRLCPAVPDEVKPKKKSKNASKKTSLVRQEAPAPPCFPKNKLPFVAGTSTSPSHSVHANMQSVLHMMKHHQPHLCERVRSLRRSGSAGARRALHRAPSTNTSPPGPAGPALGSLSELLLALQDELGQMSFEHQELVCQMDETRRRDTREDLERELELLVKRMEEKGSQITKLRKHQQTVDKLTQNPQKPRQRATSEDGRAKGGSGVRPLPPSPVKTTSRGGKRAGVSQEENLQLLRETQRLCTSLKKDDITWET is encoded by the exons ATGGAGGCTTATCAAGATCAG TTGCTGGACTCTCCTTCCAAAAATAGTTACATAGGGAGCTACTACCAGCCTCCAGATAGGCTGTCACCACCTTCATATGTCTGGGAAGCCCCTGCCCCCCTTACCAAGACGGCCATGAACTTGCAGAACATTACTCCGCAGGTGTATCGGACTACGCCTGATGCTGGCAGCAAAG CAGTCATTGCTGCTCTCAAGACCCTCCAGGAGAAGATCCGTCGTCTGGAGCTGGAAAGGAAGCAGGCTGAGAAGAACGTCAAACAGTTCTCCCAGGCAGCCCATGGATATGAGTGCTCCATCACTCCATGCAACACCACAGAAACAGATGGCTCCAGGAAGAAAG AGCGGGTCACTCCGCTTCAGTCTGCGGAAGCTCGCTGTCAGCTCCTTGAGAAGCAGCTGGACTACATGAGGAAGATGGTGGAGAATGCAGAGAAGGACAAGAACACTCTGACTGAGAAACAG AGGAAAATTGAGCTGCTGGAACAGAAACTCCTGGAAGAGGAACACGAGCGGAAACTGGTGCAGGAGAAAGCAGATGAG CTGCAGAGGGAGCTGGAGACCAACCTCCGCCTGTGTCCTGCAGTCCCGGATGAGGTTAAACCAAAGAAGAAGTCCAAGAATGCCTCCAAG AAAACGAGTTTGGTGCGGCAAGAGGCCCCAGCACCACCATGTTTCCCCAAAAATAAACTGCCCTTCGTAGCTGGAACA tCGACAAGCCCCAGCCACTCGGTGCACGCTAACATGCAGAGTGTCCTCCACATGATGAAGCACCACCAGCCCCACCTGTGTGAGCGGGTGCGTTCCTTGCGCAGGTCTGGCTCCGCTGGGGCCAGGAGAGCCCTCCATAGGGCCCCATCCACCAACACCTCTCCCCCTGGACCGGCAGGTCCTGCTCTGGGCTCTCTGTCTGAGCTACTGCTGGCACTGCAGGACGAACTGGGACAGATGAGCTT TGAGCACCAAGAGCTGGTTTGTCAAATGGATGAGACGCGGCGTCGGGATACCAGGGAGGATCTGGAGAGGGAGCTAGAGCTGCTGGTCAAGAGGATGGAGGAGAAGGGATCTCAGATCACCAAGCTCCGCAAACACCAGCAGACT GTGGACAAACTTACACAGAACCCCCAGAAACCTCGTCAGCGGGCGACAAGTGAGGATGGCAGGGCTAAGGGGGGGAGTGGGGTGAGACCCTTGCCCCCCTCTCCAGTTAAGACCACCTCACGGGGGGGTAAGAGAGCTGGGGTGAGTCAGGAGGAGAACCTCCAGCTGCTCAGAGAGACCCAGAGACTCTGCACTAGCCTAAAGAAAGATGACATCACCTGGGAGACATAG
- the cep57l1 gene encoding centrosomal protein CEP57L1 isoform X2, which translates to MEAYQDQLLDSPSKNSYIGSYYQPPDRLSPPSYVWEAPAPLTKTAMNLQNITPQVYRTTPDAGSKVIAALKTLQEKIRRLELERKQAEKNVKQFSQAAHGYECSITPCNTTETDGSRKKERVTPLQSAEARCQLLEKQLDYMRKMVENAEKDKNTLTEKQLSLQKQRLQNCSDAHTPLEKLEKLERDCLKLSKTQSVAERKIELLEQKLLEEEHERKLVQEKADELQRELETNLRLCPAVPDEVKPKKKSKNASKKTSLVRQEAPAPPCFPKNKLPFVAGTSTSPSHSVHANMQSVLHMMKHHQPHLCERVRSLRRSGSAGARRALHRAPSTNTSPPGPAGPALGSLSELLLALQDELGQMSFEHQELVCQMDETRRRDTREDLERELELLVKRMEEKGSQITKLRKHQQTVDKLTQNPQKPRQRATSEDGRAKGGSGVRPLPPSPVKTTSRGGKRAGVSQEENLQLLRETQRLCTSLKKDDITWET; encoded by the exons ATGGAGGCTTATCAAGATCAG TTGCTGGACTCTCCTTCCAAAAATAGTTACATAGGGAGCTACTACCAGCCTCCAGATAGGCTGTCACCACCTTCATATGTCTGGGAAGCCCCTGCCCCCCTTACCAAGACGGCCATGAACTTGCAGAACATTACTCCGCAGGTGTATCGGACTACGCCTGATGCTGGCAGCAAAG TCATTGCTGCTCTCAAGACCCTCCAGGAGAAGATCCGTCGTCTGGAGCTGGAAAGGAAGCAGGCTGAGAAGAACGTCAAACAGTTCTCCCAGGCAGCCCATGGATATGAGTGCTCCATCACTCCATGCAACACCACAGAAACAGATGGCTCCAGGAAGAAAG AGCGGGTCACTCCGCTTCAGTCTGCGGAAGCTCGCTGTCAGCTCCTTGAGAAGCAGCTGGACTACATGAGGAAGATGGTGGAGAATGCAGAGAAGGACAAGAACACTCTGACTGAGAAACAG TTGTCCCTTCAGAAGCAGAGGCTCCAGAACTGCTCTGATGCCCACACTCCGCTAGAGAAGCTGGAGAAACTAGAGAGGGACTGTCTGAAACTGTCCAAGACACAGTCTGTGGCTGAG AGGAAAATTGAGCTGCTGGAACAGAAACTCCTGGAAGAGGAACACGAGCGGAAACTGGTGCAGGAGAAAGCAGATGAG CTGCAGAGGGAGCTGGAGACCAACCTCCGCCTGTGTCCTGCAGTCCCGGATGAGGTTAAACCAAAGAAGAAGTCCAAGAATGCCTCCAAG AAAACGAGTTTGGTGCGGCAAGAGGCCCCAGCACCACCATGTTTCCCCAAAAATAAACTGCCCTTCGTAGCTGGAACA tCGACAAGCCCCAGCCACTCGGTGCACGCTAACATGCAGAGTGTCCTCCACATGATGAAGCACCACCAGCCCCACCTGTGTGAGCGGGTGCGTTCCTTGCGCAGGTCTGGCTCCGCTGGGGCCAGGAGAGCCCTCCATAGGGCCCCATCCACCAACACCTCTCCCCCTGGACCGGCAGGTCCTGCTCTGGGCTCTCTGTCTGAGCTACTGCTGGCACTGCAGGACGAACTGGGACAGATGAGCTT TGAGCACCAAGAGCTGGTTTGTCAAATGGATGAGACGCGGCGTCGGGATACCAGGGAGGATCTGGAGAGGGAGCTAGAGCTGCTGGTCAAGAGGATGGAGGAGAAGGGATCTCAGATCACCAAGCTCCGCAAACACCAGCAGACT GTGGACAAACTTACACAGAACCCCCAGAAACCTCGTCAGCGGGCGACAAGTGAGGATGGCAGGGCTAAGGGGGGGAGTGGGGTGAGACCCTTGCCCCCCTCTCCAGTTAAGACCACCTCACGGGGGGGTAAGAGAGCTGGGGTGAGTCAGGAGGAGAACCTCCAGCTGCTCAGAGAGACCCAGAGACTCTGCACTAGCCTAAAGAAAGATGACATCACCTGGGAGACATAG
- the cep57l1 gene encoding centrosomal protein CEP57L1 isoform X3: MEAYQDQLLDSPSKNSYIGSYYQPPDRLSPPSYVWEAPAPLTKTAMNLQNITPQVYRTTPDAGSKAVIAALKTLQEKIRRLELERKQAEKNVKQFSQAAHGYECSITPCNTTETDGSRKKERVTPLQSAEARCQLLEKQLDYMRKMVENAEKDKNTLTEKQKQRLQNCSDAHTPLEKLEKLERDCLKLSKTQSVAERKIELLEQKLLEEEHERKLVQEKADELQRELETNLRLCPAVPDEVKPKKKSKNASKKTSLVRQEAPAPPCFPKNKLPFVAGTSTSPSHSVHANMQSVLHMMKHHQPHLCERVRSLRRSGSAGARRALHRAPSTNTSPPGPAGPALGSLSELLLALQDELGQMSFEHQELVCQMDETRRRDTREDLERELELLVKRMEEKGSQITKLRKHQQTVDKLTQNPQKPRQRATSEDGRAKGGSGVRPLPPSPVKTTSRGGKRAGVSQEENLQLLRETQRLCTSLKKDDITWET, from the exons ATGGAGGCTTATCAAGATCAG TTGCTGGACTCTCCTTCCAAAAATAGTTACATAGGGAGCTACTACCAGCCTCCAGATAGGCTGTCACCACCTTCATATGTCTGGGAAGCCCCTGCCCCCCTTACCAAGACGGCCATGAACTTGCAGAACATTACTCCGCAGGTGTATCGGACTACGCCTGATGCTGGCAGCAAAG CAGTCATTGCTGCTCTCAAGACCCTCCAGGAGAAGATCCGTCGTCTGGAGCTGGAAAGGAAGCAGGCTGAGAAGAACGTCAAACAGTTCTCCCAGGCAGCCCATGGATATGAGTGCTCCATCACTCCATGCAACACCACAGAAACAGATGGCTCCAGGAAGAAAG AGCGGGTCACTCCGCTTCAGTCTGCGGAAGCTCGCTGTCAGCTCCTTGAGAAGCAGCTGGACTACATGAGGAAGATGGTGGAGAATGCAGAGAAGGACAAGAACACTCTGACTGAGAAACAG AAGCAGAGGCTCCAGAACTGCTCTGATGCCCACACTCCGCTAGAGAAGCTGGAGAAACTAGAGAGGGACTGTCTGAAACTGTCCAAGACACAGTCTGTGGCTGAG AGGAAAATTGAGCTGCTGGAACAGAAACTCCTGGAAGAGGAACACGAGCGGAAACTGGTGCAGGAGAAAGCAGATGAG CTGCAGAGGGAGCTGGAGACCAACCTCCGCCTGTGTCCTGCAGTCCCGGATGAGGTTAAACCAAAGAAGAAGTCCAAGAATGCCTCCAAG AAAACGAGTTTGGTGCGGCAAGAGGCCCCAGCACCACCATGTTTCCCCAAAAATAAACTGCCCTTCGTAGCTGGAACA tCGACAAGCCCCAGCCACTCGGTGCACGCTAACATGCAGAGTGTCCTCCACATGATGAAGCACCACCAGCCCCACCTGTGTGAGCGGGTGCGTTCCTTGCGCAGGTCTGGCTCCGCTGGGGCCAGGAGAGCCCTCCATAGGGCCCCATCCACCAACACCTCTCCCCCTGGACCGGCAGGTCCTGCTCTGGGCTCTCTGTCTGAGCTACTGCTGGCACTGCAGGACGAACTGGGACAGATGAGCTT TGAGCACCAAGAGCTGGTTTGTCAAATGGATGAGACGCGGCGTCGGGATACCAGGGAGGATCTGGAGAGGGAGCTAGAGCTGCTGGTCAAGAGGATGGAGGAGAAGGGATCTCAGATCACCAAGCTCCGCAAACACCAGCAGACT GTGGACAAACTTACACAGAACCCCCAGAAACCTCGTCAGCGGGCGACAAGTGAGGATGGCAGGGCTAAGGGGGGGAGTGGGGTGAGACCCTTGCCCCCCTCTCCAGTTAAGACCACCTCACGGGGGGGTAAGAGAGCTGGGGTGAGTCAGGAGGAGAACCTCCAGCTGCTCAGAGAGACCCAGAGACTCTGCACTAGCCTAAAGAAAGATGACATCACCTGGGAGACATAG
- the cep57l1 gene encoding centrosomal protein CEP57L1 isoform X1, whose protein sequence is MEAYQDQLLDSPSKNSYIGSYYQPPDRLSPPSYVWEAPAPLTKTAMNLQNITPQVYRTTPDAGSKAVIAALKTLQEKIRRLELERKQAEKNVKQFSQAAHGYECSITPCNTTETDGSRKKERVTPLQSAEARCQLLEKQLDYMRKMVENAEKDKNTLTEKQLSLQKQRLQNCSDAHTPLEKLEKLERDCLKLSKTQSVAERKIELLEQKLLEEEHERKLVQEKADELQRELETNLRLCPAVPDEVKPKKKSKNASKKTSLVRQEAPAPPCFPKNKLPFVAGTSTSPSHSVHANMQSVLHMMKHHQPHLCERVRSLRRSGSAGARRALHRAPSTNTSPPGPAGPALGSLSELLLALQDELGQMSFEHQELVCQMDETRRRDTREDLERELELLVKRMEEKGSQITKLRKHQQTVDKLTQNPQKPRQRATSEDGRAKGGSGVRPLPPSPVKTTSRGGKRAGVSQEENLQLLRETQRLCTSLKKDDITWET, encoded by the exons ATGGAGGCTTATCAAGATCAG TTGCTGGACTCTCCTTCCAAAAATAGTTACATAGGGAGCTACTACCAGCCTCCAGATAGGCTGTCACCACCTTCATATGTCTGGGAAGCCCCTGCCCCCCTTACCAAGACGGCCATGAACTTGCAGAACATTACTCCGCAGGTGTATCGGACTACGCCTGATGCTGGCAGCAAAG CAGTCATTGCTGCTCTCAAGACCCTCCAGGAGAAGATCCGTCGTCTGGAGCTGGAAAGGAAGCAGGCTGAGAAGAACGTCAAACAGTTCTCCCAGGCAGCCCATGGATATGAGTGCTCCATCACTCCATGCAACACCACAGAAACAGATGGCTCCAGGAAGAAAG AGCGGGTCACTCCGCTTCAGTCTGCGGAAGCTCGCTGTCAGCTCCTTGAGAAGCAGCTGGACTACATGAGGAAGATGGTGGAGAATGCAGAGAAGGACAAGAACACTCTGACTGAGAAACAG TTGTCCCTTCAGAAGCAGAGGCTCCAGAACTGCTCTGATGCCCACACTCCGCTAGAGAAGCTGGAGAAACTAGAGAGGGACTGTCTGAAACTGTCCAAGACACAGTCTGTGGCTGAG AGGAAAATTGAGCTGCTGGAACAGAAACTCCTGGAAGAGGAACACGAGCGGAAACTGGTGCAGGAGAAAGCAGATGAG CTGCAGAGGGAGCTGGAGACCAACCTCCGCCTGTGTCCTGCAGTCCCGGATGAGGTTAAACCAAAGAAGAAGTCCAAGAATGCCTCCAAG AAAACGAGTTTGGTGCGGCAAGAGGCCCCAGCACCACCATGTTTCCCCAAAAATAAACTGCCCTTCGTAGCTGGAACA tCGACAAGCCCCAGCCACTCGGTGCACGCTAACATGCAGAGTGTCCTCCACATGATGAAGCACCACCAGCCCCACCTGTGTGAGCGGGTGCGTTCCTTGCGCAGGTCTGGCTCCGCTGGGGCCAGGAGAGCCCTCCATAGGGCCCCATCCACCAACACCTCTCCCCCTGGACCGGCAGGTCCTGCTCTGGGCTCTCTGTCTGAGCTACTGCTGGCACTGCAGGACGAACTGGGACAGATGAGCTT TGAGCACCAAGAGCTGGTTTGTCAAATGGATGAGACGCGGCGTCGGGATACCAGGGAGGATCTGGAGAGGGAGCTAGAGCTGCTGGTCAAGAGGATGGAGGAGAAGGGATCTCAGATCACCAAGCTCCGCAAACACCAGCAGACT GTGGACAAACTTACACAGAACCCCCAGAAACCTCGTCAGCGGGCGACAAGTGAGGATGGCAGGGCTAAGGGGGGGAGTGGGGTGAGACCCTTGCCCCCCTCTCCAGTTAAGACCACCTCACGGGGGGGTAAGAGAGCTGGGGTGAGTCAGGAGGAGAACCTCCAGCTGCTCAGAGAGACCCAGAGACTCTGCACTAGCCTAAAGAAAGATGACATCACCTGGGAGACATAG